From the genome of Candidatus Woesearchaeota archaeon, one region includes:
- a CDS encoding METTL5 family protein yields the protein MVRSRRDLAVFLSKLKTFSQPNQQLEQYSTDSDIAATLLWQAYLAGNINEKYVIDLGCGTGILGIGALLLGATHVEFIDIDAMVYSTLKENLAIMQDHWEIELTGKWTFTNNNISTCGKTMREDAVVIMNPPFGTQIKHADKLFLTGATTMAPLIYTMHKTSTRNFLQAFSADNKYIITWQTDVKYPLKNTLGHHKKRLERIEVTLFALQRV from the coding sequence ATGGTACGAAGCCGAAGAGATTTAGCAGTTTTTTTATCTAAACTCAAAACATTTTCACAACCAAACCAACAATTAGAACAATATAGTACTGACAGCGATATTGCAGCAACACTGCTTTGGCAAGCGTATCTTGCAGGCAATATTAACGAGAAATATGTCATTGATCTTGGATGTGGAACAGGTATTTTAGGAATTGGCGCTCTGCTTCTAGGAGCTACCCATGTTGAATTTATTGATATTGATGCAATGGTGTATTCAACTCTTAAAGAAAATTTGGCAATTATGCAAGATCATTGGGAAATTGAACTTACGGGAAAATGGACATTTACGAACAACAACATTTCAACTTGTGGAAAAACTATGCGAGAGGATGCTGTTGTTATTATGAATCCACCCTTTGGCACACAAATAAAACACGCCGACAAACTCTTTTTAACAGGTGCAACAACAATGGCACCTCTTATTTATACAATGCATAAAACGAGTACAAGAAATTTTCTACAAGCATTTTCTGCAGATAATAAGTATATTATCACGTGGCAAACTGATGTGAAATATCCTTTAAAAAATACACTAGGACATCATAAAAAACGTTTAGAAAGAATAGAGGTAACCTTATTTGCTTTACAACGCGTTTAG
- a CDS encoding tyrosine-type recombinase/integrase gives MEKEHIFNKLRAEVQLRGFSKYTIRNYIHTTRDFLEYMKKPLKDMDPTDVKLYLSYLIQEKQAAPSTVALAKSAIIFLFSEILDKPLKTITTPKIPQKLPIVATKDELSALFDTLPLKSQLLVKLVYAAGLRVSEVVALRVDDLEFAEGHGWVRDGKGGKDRLFIIPKGLSKDIKKYLAKRKISSGFIFPGRDGSRMTTRNVQKIVKEAVSRAKINKSLTPHKLRHSFATHLLESGNDVRIIQELLGHANLQTTQIYTHVTTTTLKQVRSPLENFK, from the coding sequence ATGGAAAAGGAGCATATTTTTAACAAATTACGAGCTGAAGTACAATTAAGAGGATTTTCAAAATATACTATTCGAAATTATATTCATACAACTAGGGATTTTTTGGAATACATGAAAAAACCCCTCAAAGACATGGACCCTACTGACGTGAAATTATATCTTTCTTATTTAATTCAAGAAAAACAAGCAGCACCTTCAACTGTTGCCTTAGCAAAAAGTGCAATCATCTTCCTCTTCTCAGAAATTTTAGATAAACCGCTTAAAACCATTACAACTCCCAAAATTCCTCAAAAACTCCCCATAGTTGCAACAAAAGATGAATTATCTGCACTTTTTGATACTTTGCCACTTAAAAGCCAATTATTGGTTAAATTAGTGTATGCTGCAGGACTTCGTGTTTCAGAAGTTGTTGCTTTACGAGTTGATGATTTAGAATTTGCTGAAGGTCATGGTTGGGTACGAGACGGTAAAGGTGGAAAAGATCGTCTTTTTATCATTCCAAAAGGTTTGAGTAAAGATATCAAAAAGTATTTAGCAAAACGCAAAATTTCTAGTGGTTTTATTTTTCCAGGACGAGACGGATCTCGAATGACTACACGAAATGTTCAAAAAATAGTAAAAGAGGCTGTTTCTCGGGCAAAAATCAATAAATCGCTCACCCCGCATAAATTGCGGCATAGTTTTGCAACACATTTACTGGAGTCTGGAAATGATGTACGCATCATACAAGAGCTTTTAGGACATGCAAATTTGCAGACGACACAAATTTATACTCATGTAACTACAACAACGTTAAAGCAAGTACGAAGTCCGCTTGAAAATTTTAAGTAA
- a CDS encoding thioredoxin family protein: protein MTKATGILFTSLTCPNCPPAKNIFDELKDERDDIDLHQLGMHEEQAQRLAKKFGVQAVPTVIFYGPGHEAPMGLVGVQTKATLNKYINIANGTEAHPDKEEKKQFSLSNLFKQTKVQS from the coding sequence ATGACTAAAGCAACAGGTATTCTTTTTACTTCACTCACGTGTCCTAATTGTCCACCAGCAAAAAATATCTTTGATGAACTTAAAGATGAACGTGATGATATAGACCTTCACCAACTAGGAATGCATGAGGAGCAAGCACAACGTCTTGCAAAAAAATTCGGTGTGCAAGCAGTACCAACAGTTATTTTCTATGGTCCAGGACATGAAGCGCCCATGGGCCTTGTTGGTGTGCAAACTAAGGCTACGTTAAATAAATATATTAACATTGCTAATGGGACAGAAGCACATCCAGATAAAGAAGAAAAAAAACAATTCTCTTTAAGTAATTTATTTAAACAGACGAAAGTTCAAAGCTAA
- a CDS encoding hemolysin family protein translates to MAELTTQIIFLITAVLLSGVFSSSEIAMFSLSELRIRHLVERGKKGALTLQKLKGRSHRLLITILIGNNVVNIGAAAVATALAITLFGTIGVGIATGVMTLIILVAGEIVPKAFATTHAEKIALFMAPIFCFLEKVLFPLVWIFDGLTSLFVPKGKTIAPRVTEEEVRDMVYISGEQGSIKLQEQQMIENIFRLDDTQIVEIMTARPDVVAFENSKQVDEVIYEIKENGYSRVPVFEGDLDNVTGILYAKDLLKTHGTKQLKELSRPAFVVPETIIADQLLKEFKRKKVHMAIVVNEHGTMTGLITIEDLLEEIVGEIYDETDSAQDITSDIKKLNDTDYVIRGKAEIDEVKKLLEINLGDDNATISGFIMQHLKHIPKEGEQFKLHGFKFIIKEVEHNRVEKVFVFKQKLSQQ, encoded by the coding sequence ATGGCCGAATTAACAACACAAATTATTTTTTTAATTACAGCGGTACTTCTTTCAGGAGTGTTTTCTAGTAGCGAGATAGCAATGTTCTCACTTTCTGAACTTCGAATTAGACATTTGGTGGAACGAGGTAAGAAAGGAGCTTTAACGTTGCAAAAACTTAAAGGGCGGTCGCATCGTTTACTAATTACTATTCTTATTGGCAATAATGTGGTTAATATTGGTGCTGCTGCTGTTGCAACAGCTCTTGCAATTACTTTGTTTGGCACTATAGGTGTGGGTATTGCAACAGGAGTAATGACCTTAATTATTCTTGTTGCAGGCGAAATTGTGCCGAAAGCTTTTGCAACAACGCATGCTGAAAAAATTGCTTTGTTCATGGCGCCAATATTTTGTTTTCTTGAAAAAGTTTTATTTCCTCTTGTTTGGATTTTTGACGGGCTTACTTCATTATTTGTTCCTAAAGGTAAAACTATTGCGCCGCGCGTAACAGAAGAAGAAGTACGAGATATGGTGTATATTTCTGGCGAGCAAGGTTCTATTAAACTACAAGAACAACAAATGATTGAAAATATTTTTCGTCTTGATGACACGCAAATTGTTGAAATCATGACTGCGCGACCTGATGTTGTTGCGTTTGAAAATTCAAAACAAGTAGATGAAGTTATTTATGAAATTAAAGAAAATGGCTATTCTCGAGTCCCTGTTTTTGAAGGGGATTTAGATAATGTGACTGGTATTTTATATGCTAAAGATTTGTTAAAAACTCATGGTACTAAACAACTTAAAGAATTATCTCGTCCAGCATTTGTAGTTCCTGAAACAATTATTGCTGATCAGCTTCTTAAAGAGTTCAAGCGAAAAAAAGTCCACATGGCAATTGTTGTTAATGAACACGGTACGATGACTGGCCTTATTACTATTGAAGATTTGCTTGAAGAAATTGTTGGCGAAATTTATGATGAAACTGATTCTGCTCAAGATATCACATCAGATATTAAAAAGCTTAATGATACTGACTATGTTATTCGTGGTAAAGCCGAAATTGATGAGGTAAAAAAACTTTTAGAAATAAATCTTGGCGATGACAACGCCACCATTTCAGGTTTTATCATGCAGCATCTGAAACATATTCCAAAAGAAGGCGAACAATTCAAATTGCACGGGTTTAAATTTATTATAAAAGAAGTTGAACATAATCGTGTTGAAAAAGTATTTGTTTTCAAACAAAAATTATCGCAACAGTGA
- a CDS encoding aminopeptidase has product MASKKKSVHETLHEKVALKKESLWSTWTIAERNKAFSFAEGYKKFMKVSKTERLVIRNVVDELKKAGFKNLQTATSLKTGDKVYRLYREKSVFAFVVGKDKNSLRIVGSHADSPRLDLKPHPLYEDSGLALLQTHYYGGIKKYHWVNTPLAIHGVIFTKKGKKVEIHIGEKPTDPVFIIPDLLPHLSQHQMERKAHKIIEGEELNIIAGHLPVQDKKIQEKVKHTVLEYLHKEYGIIEEDFTVAELELVPAGNPVDIGFDRALVGAYGQDDKVCVYSSLHALLSVKAPAHTAVGMWVDKEEIGSVGNTGAASLILENVATEYALKAGLKIPVSALLDESKALSADVTAGQDPNFKDVNDPQNVSYLGHGVSIEKYGGGGGKYSTNDASAEYMQELRMLLDKHNIGWQTGELGKIDIGGGGTIAMFMSRYGMDVVDAGPCVLGMHAPMEVASKADIYSAYQFYKIFFNN; this is encoded by the coding sequence ATGGCATCAAAAAAGAAATCTGTGCATGAAACATTGCATGAAAAAGTAGCGCTCAAGAAAGAATCCTTATGGAGTACGTGGACGATTGCTGAAAGAAATAAAGCATTCTCCTTTGCTGAAGGATATAAAAAGTTCATGAAAGTAAGCAAAACCGAACGACTGGTTATTAGAAACGTTGTTGATGAACTCAAAAAAGCTGGCTTTAAGAACTTGCAAACAGCAACCTCCTTAAAAACAGGTGATAAAGTCTATCGTTTGTATCGTGAGAAATCAGTCTTTGCGTTTGTCGTAGGAAAAGATAAGAACTCACTACGCATCGTAGGCAGTCACGCAGATTCTCCTCGTCTTGATTTAAAACCACATCCACTCTATGAAGATAGTGGCCTGGCATTATTGCAAACCCATTATTATGGTGGTATTAAGAAATATCATTGGGTGAATACACCGCTTGCAATTCACGGCGTTATCTTCACGAAGAAAGGTAAGAAAGTGGAAATTCATATCGGTGAAAAACCTACTGACCCCGTGTTTATCATTCCTGATTTATTACCGCATTTATCCCAGCATCAAATGGAGCGTAAAGCGCATAAAATCATTGAAGGCGAAGAACTCAACATCATTGCAGGTCATTTACCGGTGCAAGATAAGAAAATTCAAGAAAAAGTTAAACACACTGTTCTTGAATACTTACATAAAGAATATGGCATTATTGAAGAAGATTTTACGGTTGCAGAACTTGAGCTTGTCCCCGCAGGTAATCCAGTCGATATCGGCTTTGATAGAGCACTTGTTGGCGCGTATGGTCAAGATGATAAGGTGTGTGTTTACAGCTCACTACACGCTCTTTTAAGCGTTAAAGCGCCTGCGCACACTGCTGTTGGCATGTGGGTTGATAAAGAAGAAATTGGCTCTGTTGGTAATACTGGCGCTGCAAGTCTTATCTTAGAAAATGTGGCAACAGAATATGCGTTAAAAGCTGGTTTAAAGATTCCGGTGAGCGCATTGCTTGATGAATCTAAAGCATTATCTGCTGATGTAACTGCCGGTCAAGATCCTAATTTTAAGGACGTGAATGACCCGCAAAACGTGTCCTATTTAGGCCATGGCGTCTCCATTGAGAAATATGGTGGTGGTGGCGGAAAATATTCGACGAATGATGCAAGTGCTGAGTACATGCAAGAATTACGTATGCTCTTAGACAAGCATAATATTGGTTGGCAAACTGGTGAGTTAGGAAAAATTGATATTGGTGGTGGCGGAACTATTGCGATGTTTATGTCTCGGTATGGTATGGATGTTGTTGATGCTGGTCCGTGCGTTCTAGGTATGCATGCACCTATGGAAGTTGCAAGTAAAGCTGATATCTATAGCGCGTACCAATTCTACAAGATATTCTTCAATAATTAA
- a CDS encoding methyltransferase, which yields MTHYFDKEQQSELSEEEITVRLFGKLFKFYSASGLFSREHLDNATKLLVENCELTSGQKVLDLGCGWGAVCLLIGERCSYLKLFACDSNTRAVAYTKKNARKHNISVIVKQSNILDNQDKDFDVILTNPPYVAGRETCFDFINQSFEHLKQGGSLQLVARHNKGGKMLEKHMQDIFDNVTVLAKSGGFRVYKSVKN from the coding sequence ATGACGCATTATTTTGATAAAGAACAACAAAGTGAACTTTCCGAAGAAGAAATAACTGTGCGATTATTTGGAAAACTATTCAAATTCTATTCGGCAAGCGGACTTTTTTCTCGAGAACACCTTGATAATGCAACTAAGCTCCTTGTAGAAAACTGTGAACTAACTTCTGGACAAAAAGTGCTTGATTTAGGTTGTGGATGGGGTGCGGTATGTTTGCTTATAGGGGAGCGTTGTTCTTATTTGAAACTTTTTGCTTGCGATAGTAATACTCGCGCAGTAGCCTATACTAAAAAGAATGCAAGAAAACACAATATTTCTGTTATAGTAAAACAATCAAATATTTTAGACAATCAGGACAAAGATTTTGATGTCATTTTAACAAATCCTCCTTATGTTGCAGGACGAGAAACTTGCTTTGATTTTATTAATCAGTCTTTTGAGCATCTCAAACAAGGCGGTAGTTTACAGCTTGTTGCTCGTCATAATAAAGGTGGAAAAATGTTAGAAAAACACATGCAAGACATTTTTGATAATGTAACAGTACTTGCAAAAAGTGGTGGATTTCGTGTGTATAAAAGTGTAAAAAACTAA
- a CDS encoding MFS transporter, whose amino-acid sequence MQENLKSNIWKFFLLILTNRRNYIPVLSIYFLTLPNATANQIGLYTGIGWLMGFLFEIPSGYFSDNFGHKKTLILAKIFMLASTLCFIFGTKLIHFIFGSSFIALGFAFTSGTAGALLHNTLIGLKRDKEYASISGKNRAKASLVSAGMILLLPLLTKVSLLTPIKIYLIFDVLGILTAISLITPKMKYSAEDLEGEKIWSQLKRFKGTGFYISSIFVGLIGGFVMGMAPYKELFAISLGFPIVFVGSIMALSRIIWFVVGHNLHILKKIPIKKLFLCEIFFFSATIILASQIKNPYIASFLLASIAGYYFGRSAIISEYFLDNFVINKRYKATMSSIKAQIGKLFESGIVFAMGFLMAISYKLGFLVWGISMLVVLLAIYPFLKKVLK is encoded by the coding sequence ATGCAAGAGAACTTGAAGAGTAACATCTGGAAATTCTTTCTTCTTATTCTAACCAACAGAAGAAACTATATTCCTGTGTTATCAATATATTTTCTCACGCTTCCAAATGCAACAGCAAACCAAATAGGATTATACACTGGAATTGGTTGGTTAATGGGATTTCTTTTTGAAATTCCTTCAGGTTACTTCTCAGACAACTTCGGCCATAAGAAAACATTAATTCTGGCAAAAATATTCATGCTAGCATCAACTCTTTGTTTTATTTTTGGAACTAAGCTTATTCATTTCATCTTTGGTTCATCATTTATTGCTCTTGGCTTTGCATTCACCTCAGGTACAGCAGGAGCGTTACTACACAATACCCTTATTGGATTAAAAAGAGATAAAGAATATGCATCTATTAGTGGAAAAAACAGAGCCAAAGCTTCCTTAGTTTCAGCAGGAATGATTTTATTATTACCTTTATTAACAAAAGTTTCTCTTCTCACACCCATCAAAATATATCTCATTTTCGATGTTTTAGGTATTCTTACTGCAATATCATTAATTACGCCTAAAATGAAATATAGCGCTGAAGACCTGGAAGGTGAAAAGATTTGGTCGCAATTAAAACGATTCAAAGGCACGGGATTTTATATCTCATCCATATTTGTTGGACTTATAGGTGGCTTTGTTATGGGTATGGCGCCTTACAAAGAACTGTTTGCCATATCGCTAGGATTTCCAATAGTATTTGTCGGATCAATTATGGCTCTTTCAAGAATAATATGGTTTGTTGTGGGACATAATCTACATATTCTTAAAAAAATACCTATTAAAAAATTATTCTTATGTGAAATATTTTTTTTCTCAGCAACAATAATTTTGGCATCTCAAATTAAAAATCCCTATATTGCTAGTTTCTTGCTTGCATCAATAGCAGGTTATTATTTTGGAAGAAGCGCAATAATTAGCGAATATTTTCTGGATAATTTCGTAATAAATAAACGGTATAAAGCAACCATGTCTTCAATTAAGGCACAAATAGGAAAATTATTTGAGTCAGGGATTGTTTTTGCAATGGGTTTTCTGATGGCCATTTCCTACAAACTAGGTTTTCTAGTGTGGGGAATTAGTATGCTTGTTGTATTGCTAGCAATATATCCTTTCTTAAAAAAAGTCCTAAAATGA